A stretch of the Bacillus licheniformis DSM 13 = ATCC 14580 genome encodes the following:
- a CDS encoding M23 family metallopeptidase yields the protein MKKLRHQNFLFAIAWLSGLALFVNAPGSEASEWIEPIKGEITDQFGTRGGKHKGLDIAAPEGEAVAAAADGTISKSYQSDSYGQVIFIKHDNGYETVYAHLSKRLKKEKERVKKGEQIGIIGITGISTGTHLHFEMHHGSWTEDKRYAINPLTVLREEAFRQNSIHVHQNAGTMSGAVTVQKGDTLWRISKDSGISIEEIMRINGLKHSNLKAGQTLRLHDDESKTGTYVVRKGDTLHHIAEKMGVTVQRLKEWNDLKGERIYPRQMLEIRENS from the coding sequence TTGAAGAAACTCAGACATCAAAACTTCCTGTTCGCGATCGCATGGCTTTCGGGATTGGCGCTTTTCGTCAATGCCCCGGGGTCGGAAGCCTCAGAGTGGATTGAACCGATTAAAGGAGAGATCACAGATCAATTCGGTACGAGAGGCGGAAAGCATAAGGGGCTTGACATCGCTGCTCCCGAAGGGGAAGCAGTAGCGGCAGCCGCAGACGGAACGATAAGCAAATCGTATCAATCCGACTCCTACGGCCAAGTGATATTTATTAAACATGACAACGGATATGAAACCGTTTATGCCCACTTAAGCAAACGCCTGAAAAAGGAAAAGGAGCGGGTGAAAAAAGGCGAGCAAATCGGAATCATCGGCATTACGGGAATATCGACCGGAACCCACCTGCATTTTGAAATGCATCACGGTTCATGGACTGAAGATAAAAGATATGCAATCAATCCGCTGACGGTGCTTCGTGAGGAGGCGTTCCGGCAAAATTCTATCCACGTTCATCAAAACGCCGGGACAATGAGCGGTGCGGTGACCGTTCAAAAAGGGGACACGCTCTGGAGAATCAGCAAGGATAGCGGTATATCCATCGAGGAGATCATGAGAATAAACGGGTTGAAACATTCAAATCTCAAGGCCGGCCAAACACTCCGCCTTCATGACGATGAATCGAAGACCGGTACATATGTAGTGCGGAAAGGGGATACGCTTCATCATATCGCCGAAAAAATGGGCGTAACTGTACAGCGCCTCAAAGAATGGAACGATTTGAAAGGAGAGCGGATTTATCCCCGCCAGATGCTTGAGATCAGGGAGAATTCCTAA
- a CDS encoding GerMN domain-containing protein: MKKSEWNEERLKALLSQLPTVKDNRSANQIYQKLILAPKRKSPKKRVGAFAATVLVLFLLMLITPQLIEQIRSQNSADANISSDGKLVQTEADAAKSEPANTFVVSQNQKDDYITFAFLDESKSVVVPVSLEKSTGMTNLEDALHAYSRLGVDQFTSFDTAYLDKVKFKEQKNNKKLKIQVDEKIPELSVEDFERLKNVINETFKWGSYDSVLFISNDKSGVEFETFGMLADMAIMHQTQKCYYLYESSDGRRFLAPSSESYESVQEAIKMMKNEESGTHLKPILSDDTPIEDIQKNGKELIIQFSSSANIENKPEDVLMVEGLLLTAKDFGFTKVKFKNASITKVGAYDLSKSVQVPYAPNPMTIEN, encoded by the coding sequence ATGAAGAAGTCAGAATGGAACGAAGAACGGCTGAAGGCGTTACTAAGCCAACTTCCAACGGTTAAGGATAATCGTTCGGCAAATCAGATCTATCAAAAGCTGATTCTCGCACCAAAGCGTAAATCACCGAAAAAACGGGTCGGCGCATTTGCTGCTACAGTTTTGGTTCTCTTTCTTCTGATGCTGATCACTCCCCAGTTAATCGAACAGATCAGATCTCAAAACAGCGCCGACGCCAACATTTCTTCTGACGGAAAATTGGTGCAGACGGAGGCTGATGCTGCCAAGTCTGAACCTGCAAATACGTTTGTCGTCTCACAGAATCAAAAAGACGACTATATCACCTTCGCTTTCCTTGACGAGTCCAAGTCTGTCGTTGTCCCGGTAAGCCTCGAGAAAAGCACTGGCATGACAAATCTTGAAGATGCGCTTCACGCTTACAGCCGGCTTGGAGTGGACCAGTTTACATCATTTGACACAGCTTACCTTGATAAGGTGAAGTTCAAAGAGCAGAAAAACAATAAAAAACTGAAGATTCAAGTTGATGAGAAAATACCGGAGCTATCAGTCGAAGATTTCGAACGGCTGAAAAATGTGATCAACGAAACCTTTAAATGGGGATCGTATGATTCTGTTCTGTTTATTTCCAATGATAAATCGGGTGTTGAATTTGAAACATTCGGAATGCTCGCCGATATGGCGATTATGCACCAGACGCAAAAATGCTACTATTTATATGAAAGCTCAGACGGGCGCCGGTTCCTTGCACCTTCAAGCGAATCTTACGAATCGGTGCAGGAAGCGATTAAGATGATGAAAAACGAAGAAAGCGGCACTCATTTAAAACCCATTTTATCCGATGATACGCCGATTGAAGATATTCAAAAGAATGGAAAAGAACTGATCATTCAATTTTCTTCCTCCGCGAATATTGAAAATAAACCCGAAGATGTCTTGATGGTGGAAGGCCTTCTATTGACCGCGAAAGATTTCGGCTTCACAAAAGTGAAATTTAAAAACGCATCCATAACCAAGGTCGGCGCCTATGACCTGTCGAAATCTGTACAGGTTCCGTACGCACCGAATCCGATGACGATAGAAAACTAA
- the sigX gene encoding RNA polymerase sigma factor SigX, translated as MEETFQKIYDQYHQDLFQFLFYMVKDKNQAEDLVQEVYIRVLHSYETFEGRSSEKTWLLSIARHVAIDWFRKQQTIRQRILGTFDWEKQDVKDRKPLPEDIVMQNENLKEIFEALDKCTLDQRSVIVLRFIQGYSISETAKALNFSESKVKTTQHRGLKVLRKQMELLKEDPKNEEVRMERRTAEGVTKPTSNG; from the coding sequence GTGGAAGAAACCTTTCAGAAAATATATGATCAGTATCATCAGGATTTATTTCAGTTTTTATTTTATATGGTAAAAGACAAAAATCAGGCGGAAGACTTAGTTCAGGAAGTATACATCCGCGTCCTGCATTCTTACGAAACATTTGAAGGCAGGAGCAGCGAAAAAACCTGGCTTCTTTCGATTGCGCGGCACGTTGCGATCGACTGGTTCAGAAAGCAGCAGACGATCCGCCAGCGGATTTTGGGGACGTTTGACTGGGAGAAACAAGATGTAAAAGACCGCAAGCCTCTGCCTGAGGACATCGTGATGCAAAATGAAAACCTAAAGGAAATTTTCGAGGCCCTAGACAAGTGTACGCTTGACCAAAGATCAGTTATCGTCTTGCGTTTTATTCAAGGATATTCGATCAGTGAAACAGCAAAAGCCTTGAATTTTTCCGAAAGCAAGGTAAAAACCACTCAGCACCGCGGTCTGAAAGTGCTTCGTAAACAGATGGAGCTTTTGAAGGAGGATCCAAAGAATGAAGAAGTCAGAATGGAACGAAGAACGGCTGAAGGCGTTACTAAGCCAACTTCCAACGGTTAA
- a CDS encoding LCP family protein — MVKMRKGKLKMKNVILFVLALVITIGSVVSYGIYRTVAKSINGMYEPLHRDAEQKDTAPHDPISILLLGIDERPGDKGRPDSMIVMTVNPKTKKTTMTSIPRDTRVFIKSKNKFSKMNSAYTYGGIEGTVETVEQFLNIPINYYIKINMDGFKDIVDAIGGVTVDNRIDFTLEGVHLSKGKQHLDGKTALTYARMRKDDPRGDFGRQERQREIINEIIHEGAQLKSLTNYQEILAALEKNIKTNLTLDKMIDIQSSYKEAAKDIKQVEIEGEDKKVDSLWYHLVTDEKRMEISKKLRQQLDLKS, encoded by the coding sequence ATGGTAAAAATGAGAAAAGGAAAACTAAAGATGAAAAATGTGATATTGTTTGTCCTCGCGCTAGTGATAACGATCGGCAGTGTGGTGTCATACGGGATTTACCGTACAGTCGCCAAATCAATAAATGGAATGTACGAACCTCTTCATCGGGATGCCGAGCAGAAGGATACTGCTCCGCACGATCCTATATCCATTCTTTTATTGGGGATAGATGAGCGCCCCGGTGATAAAGGACGCCCGGATTCTATGATTGTAATGACTGTTAACCCGAAGACAAAGAAAACGACAATGACCAGTATTCCGCGTGATACAAGGGTGTTTATCAAATCAAAAAATAAATTTTCGAAAATGAATTCGGCTTATACGTATGGCGGAATTGAAGGAACCGTTGAAACTGTAGAACAATTTTTGAACATTCCAATCAATTATTATATCAAAATCAATATGGATGGGTTTAAAGATATAGTAGATGCGATTGGCGGCGTAACGGTGGATAATCGGATTGATTTCACCCTTGAAGGCGTGCATCTGTCAAAAGGGAAGCAGCATCTTGACGGCAAAACAGCATTGACATATGCCCGGATGAGAAAAGACGATCCCCGCGGTGATTTTGGGCGTCAAGAGCGTCAGCGTGAGATTATCAACGAAATTATTCATGAAGGTGCACAATTAAAATCATTAACAAACTATCAGGAGATTTTGGCAGCATTAGAAAAAAACATCAAAACAAACTTAACACTGGACAAGATGATCGATATTCAAAGTTCTTATAAAGAAGCTGCTAAAGATATTAAGCAGGTAGAAATTGAAGGTGAAGACAAAAAAGTTGACAGCTTATGGTATCACCTAGTGACTGACGAAAAGAGAATGGAGATTTCCAAAAAGCTTCGCCAACAATTGGACTTAAAGTCATAA
- a CDS encoding polysaccharide deacetylase family protein has product MSNSPKEDHKLSALGKLVLGMLIVFGVTLLCISWNALAGPKQEPIKENSAASASVPGGKHKAEKKESKQTAPEIGKVVYLSFDDGPNPAASDKILSLLDKYHAKATFFMLKPNIEQNPDIVKKMVENGHSVGSHGVTHQVSKIYKSPESFAAEMNDTLKAIKETTNVDTHLIRSPYGSKPYITGPFQEVIKRDHFNLWDWTVDSEDWKSANTNGQFVNNVIQQVNNLSGVEPLVVLMHEKPTTAAHLEKLLKYFQENGYEMKPIHDSIKPVHFRWN; this is encoded by the coding sequence GTGTCAAATTCACCAAAAGAAGATCATAAATTGAGCGCACTAGGAAAATTAGTGCTAGGTATGTTGATTGTATTCGGTGTGACTTTGTTATGCATTTCTTGGAATGCGCTTGCCGGCCCAAAGCAGGAACCGATAAAAGAAAATTCCGCGGCTTCAGCATCGGTGCCGGGAGGCAAACATAAAGCAGAGAAAAAAGAAAGTAAGCAAACAGCGCCGGAAATCGGAAAGGTCGTCTATTTGTCATTTGATGACGGTCCGAATCCTGCGGCTTCAGATAAAATCTTAAGTTTGCTCGATAAGTATCATGCGAAAGCTACATTTTTCATGTTAAAACCGAATATTGAACAAAATCCCGATATTGTGAAGAAAATGGTTGAAAACGGCCATTCTGTCGGCTCTCACGGAGTGACGCATCAAGTATCGAAAATCTATAAATCTCCTGAAAGCTTCGCGGCAGAAATGAATGATACGCTTAAAGCCATCAAAGAAACGACCAACGTTGACACACATTTGATCAGATCGCCTTACGGATCAAAGCCCTATATCACCGGTCCATTTCAAGAAGTAATTAAGCGCGACCATTTTAACCTTTGGGACTGGACTGTTGATTCAGAGGACTGGAAATCTGCAAATACAAACGGTCAATTCGTGAATAATGTGATTCAGCAAGTCAATAACCTTTCCGGTGTTGAGCCGCTAGTTGTATTGATGCATGAAAAACCGACAACTGCGGCCCATTTAGAGAAACTATTGAAATACTTCCAAGAAAACGGATATGAAATGAAGCCCATTCATGATTCGATAAAACCGGTTCATTTCAGATGGAATTAA
- a CDS encoding WD40 repeat domain-containing protein, whose protein sequence is MMKNKPFIIWAGVLLFLIIIVSSYNVGKRSETIIIPSGEENHIYDQKTRPFQVNTIYRLPKVGQLLGWSSPDSVVGFFKGEGTSERTAHSLQRLSSPYEKAEIVKGIESNTSNLKMSPDGKRIAGVTLSLSKASMQLFSPASGKKTEIASTSASSEVYVQDVSWSNNSRYVCYLVLDVGQGDETGLRVYDTASGTLKTYSLNDFAEKDSLTGVNISDNGRDLLFTVLQRSDEYGIRMGTIDGSRIKIEDKRLDSRGGPVWLNNDQFVFLDTGETLCEYDRRNGELSALLDKVTVFKFSNDFKKIAYSLKDEDNIYAGKLQGKNILYEEPIYHGTIPSEIFWSPDGNSLLVNAQYQYPAMESASVRFLEEQAYIITFK, encoded by the coding sequence ATGATGAAAAACAAACCGTTTATTATATGGGCAGGAGTGCTGCTGTTTCTGATCATTATCGTGTCCAGTTATAATGTCGGAAAAAGATCGGAAACGATTATTATCCCAAGCGGGGAAGAAAATCATATCTATGACCAGAAGACCCGCCCTTTTCAAGTCAATACGATCTATCGTCTTCCAAAAGTCGGGCAGCTGCTCGGGTGGTCTTCACCGGATTCCGTTGTCGGTTTTTTCAAGGGAGAAGGGACATCCGAACGTACAGCGCACAGTCTTCAGCGCCTTTCCTCCCCCTATGAAAAAGCTGAAATCGTAAAAGGCATTGAAAGCAACACGTCCAACCTAAAAATGTCTCCAGACGGAAAGCGTATCGCCGGAGTCACTTTGTCATTAAGTAAGGCATCAATGCAGCTGTTTTCGCCGGCGAGCGGGAAAAAAACAGAAATCGCCAGCACCTCCGCCAGCAGTGAGGTCTATGTCCAAGATGTTTCATGGTCAAATAATAGCAGATACGTTTGCTATCTTGTTTTAGATGTCGGGCAGGGGGATGAGACCGGCCTTCGTGTTTATGATACGGCTTCCGGAACGCTTAAAACGTATTCATTGAATGATTTTGCGGAGAAGGATTCGCTTACCGGAGTTAACATCTCCGATAATGGACGAGATTTGCTGTTTACCGTGTTGCAGCGTTCCGACGAGTACGGGATCAGAATGGGAACCATTGACGGCAGCCGCATTAAAATCGAGGACAAGCGTCTGGACAGCCGCGGCGGGCCTGTTTGGTTAAACAATGATCAATTTGTATTCCTGGACACCGGGGAAACCCTGTGCGAATATGATCGCAGAAACGGAGAGCTTTCTGCTCTGCTCGATAAAGTAACTGTTTTTAAATTCTCAAACGACTTTAAGAAAATCGCTTACTCTTTAAAGGATGAAGACAATATCTATGCAGGTAAGCTTCAGGGGAAAAATATCCTCTATGAAGAACCGATATACCACGGCACCATCCCTTCGGAAATATTTTGGAGTCCGGACGGCAACAGCCTGCTTGTTAACGCTCAATACCAGTACCCTGCCATGGAGAGTGCATCCGTGCGATTTTTAGAAGAGCAAGCTTATATCATCACATTTAAATAA
- a CDS encoding HAMP domain-containing sensor histidine kinase has translation MLRTIKGKFIVGFFLIFSLSFLVLNHTVKNVIWSSNEKIVTSDLVELKKNSTVYVNQAFLINHYKNNELYFGDMADEMVDNLNHSTGSNVGVYTVDGALLSSSDQKVFSRGSDEDLQQAIKGKTAYHITYNRNKAKVFFSYPVVIEGTKVGILRFSKNFDLLYKQSGEILDIVFYIALAIFVAAFLFSYILSRHITIPLVKLTDATSQVKKGKLDMDIHFNRKDEIGQLAVNFNDMISRIREQILTIERDRDRLKELNEQEKRFFDNMTHELKTPLTSIQGYAEIIKDKGEADRKFFDKGMNHIVEESRRLHNLVIKLLEVSRETSKSAQFDRIDAGEILKDVCESMKFRAERYKKRITCDIEDGLYVLGEVSRLRQLFINLLDNAIKYSLSHSEIIIKAEIVGENILFTFKNPSDPLENDQHTKMFQPFYSVNQKIKEEGSVGLGLSIVKTIVDEHGGTIEMFYKENHTVIQVELAYAKVEK, from the coding sequence GTGTTACGGACCATCAAGGGCAAGTTTATTGTTGGCTTTTTTCTGATTTTTTCTCTCTCTTTCCTTGTGCTCAATCACACGGTTAAGAACGTCATTTGGTCGAGTAACGAAAAAATTGTAACATCGGATTTAGTCGAACTGAAAAAAAACAGTACCGTCTATGTAAACCAAGCATTTTTAATCAATCACTATAAAAACAATGAACTTTATTTCGGTGATATGGCCGATGAAATGGTAGATAATTTAAATCACTCCACAGGAAGCAATGTCGGTGTTTATACAGTAGATGGCGCATTGTTGTCTTCTTCTGATCAGAAGGTGTTTTCCAGAGGGAGTGATGAAGATCTTCAACAGGCGATCAAAGGAAAGACTGCCTATCATATCACCTATAACCGGAATAAAGCAAAAGTGTTTTTCTCATATCCGGTTGTCATTGAAGGCACAAAAGTAGGCATATTACGCTTTTCGAAAAATTTCGACCTGCTGTATAAGCAGAGCGGAGAGATTCTGGATATTGTTTTTTATATCGCGCTTGCAATATTTGTGGCGGCGTTCCTTTTCTCCTATATCCTGTCCAGACATATCACGATTCCGCTCGTCAAGCTGACAGATGCCACCTCACAAGTCAAGAAGGGTAAGCTGGATATGGATATCCACTTTAATAGAAAAGATGAGATTGGCCAGCTTGCCGTCAACTTTAACGATATGATCAGCAGGATTCGGGAACAAATTTTAACCATCGAAAGGGATCGCGACCGTCTAAAAGAACTTAACGAACAAGAAAAACGGTTTTTTGATAATATGACGCATGAGCTGAAAACACCTCTGACTTCCATCCAAGGATATGCTGAGATCATAAAAGATAAAGGGGAAGCGGACCGGAAATTTTTTGATAAAGGAATGAACCACATTGTCGAAGAAAGCCGGCGCCTGCATAATTTGGTGATCAAGCTTCTTGAAGTATCCCGGGAAACGTCCAAGAGTGCTCAATTTGACAGGATCGACGCAGGCGAAATTTTAAAAGATGTTTGCGAGTCGATGAAATTTCGGGCAGAACGGTATAAGAAAAGGATCACCTGTGACATTGAAGATGGCCTGTACGTTCTTGGTGAGGTGAGCAGGCTGCGCCAGCTTTTTATCAATCTGCTGGACAACGCCATCAAATACAGCTTATCTCATTCGGAAATCATCATTAAGGCCGAAATCGTTGGAGAAAACATTCTTTTTACATTCAAGAATCCAAGCGATCCATTGGAAAATGACCAACACACCAAAATGTTCCAACCTTTTTATTCAGTCAATCAGAAGATTAAGGAAGAAGGAAGTGTAGGTTTGGGATTAAGCATTGTGAAAACAATTGTTGACGAACACGGAGGAACAATCGAGATGTTCTACAAAGAAAACCACACAGTGATTCAAGTTGAATTAGCTTACGCAAAGGTTGAGAAATGA
- a CDS encoding response regulator transcription factor, which translates to MEKTKILIIEDDEAIADLLSYGLTSEGFETCTVNNGSSGMRKLDQFKPDLLLLDWMLPDCSGLDICKKVTESCNIPILMITAKSDITDKILGLEFGADDYITKPFDLREVVARIRTILRRLEQAHHVNERETEKVDEIRFKNIVIVPGERLVKKDGAAVELTPKEYDLLMTLVDHRGKVFTRSELLEFIWGYDFFGDTRTVDTHIQRLRKKLDASDLIKTVFGIGYKFEKQEE; encoded by the coding sequence ATGGAAAAAACAAAAATACTGATTATTGAAGATGATGAAGCAATTGCTGATTTGCTTTCATACGGGCTGACGTCCGAAGGCTTTGAAACGTGCACGGTCAATAACGGTTCTTCAGGAATGAGGAAACTAGATCAGTTCAAACCTGACCTTCTGCTCCTCGATTGGATGCTGCCGGACTGCAGCGGATTGGATATTTGCAAAAAAGTGACCGAAAGCTGTAATATTCCAATACTGATGATTACCGCAAAATCAGATATCACGGATAAAATACTGGGGTTGGAATTCGGGGCCGATGACTATATTACAAAGCCGTTTGATCTGCGCGAAGTTGTCGCGAGAATACGCACGATCCTTCGGCGTCTGGAACAAGCCCATCATGTGAACGAACGGGAAACGGAAAAAGTGGATGAGATCCGGTTTAAAAATATTGTGATCGTTCCGGGCGAAAGACTGGTGAAAAAAGACGGGGCAGCCGTCGAATTAACTCCTAAAGAATATGATCTGCTAATGACTTTGGTTGACCATCGGGGAAAAGTTTTTACCCGTTCAGAGCTTTTGGAATTCATCTGGGGATACGATTTTTTCGGTGACACCCGTACAGTCGATACCCATATTCAAAGACTCCGCAAAAAGCTTGATGCAAGCGACTTGATTAAAACAGTGTTCGGCATCGGATATAAATTCGAGAAGCAGGAGGAGTAG
- a CDS encoding ATP-binding protein → MKFWKSVVGKLWFTILLLVSFVLFILTFFLLEFIENYHVDEAEADLTKLASKVAVIMENHKDQETARSITWELADELTSIAVIKNENEYWYSPREHQKVASITLKDIKNDPDLNEALRKHQKVQKRTVISNQKNDQLIVGVPYGKGEDEGMVFLSQSLLAVKDTTQHTTRYILFAAAIAIVLTTIFAFFLSSRITYPLRKMRQGAQDLAKGKFDTKIPILTQDEIGELAIAFNQMGRQLKFHITALNQEKEHLSNILSSMADGVITINIDGTILVTNPPAERFLQAWYYEQNMNVKEGHELPPEARELFQNTVSTEKEQMIEMTLQGRTWVLLMSPLYNQSHVRGAVAVLRDMTEERRLDKLRKDFIANVSHELRTPISMLQGYSEAIVDDIASSEEEKKEIAQVIYDESLRMGRLVNDLLDLARMEAGHISLNVEPVELREFFERVFRKFYGVAGDKNITLSHNLDLHEAKFVFDPDKMEQVLTNLIDNAIRHTNAGGTVHVDVQSAESGLKIAVKDSGSGIPEEDLPFIFERFYKADKARTRGKGGTGLGLAIVKNIVDAHNGSITVHSMLNEGTSFTFYIPRNKQDDGQI, encoded by the coding sequence ATGAAGTTTTGGAAGAGCGTAGTCGGTAAACTGTGGTTTACCATACTGCTTTTGGTTTCATTTGTCTTATTTATCCTTACGTTCTTTCTGCTCGAGTTTATTGAAAACTACCATGTAGATGAAGCGGAAGCTGATTTGACAAAGCTCGCCAGCAAGGTGGCCGTCATCATGGAAAACCATAAAGACCAGGAGACAGCCAGATCGATTACATGGGAGCTTGCCGATGAACTGACGAGCATCGCCGTCATCAAAAATGAGAATGAATATTGGTATTCACCGCGGGAACATCAAAAAGTGGCTTCCATCACATTAAAAGATATTAAAAACGATCCAGATCTGAACGAAGCGCTTCGCAAGCATCAAAAAGTGCAGAAGAGGACGGTTATCTCCAATCAAAAGAACGATCAGCTGATTGTCGGCGTACCCTACGGGAAAGGCGAAGATGAAGGCATGGTGTTTCTTTCTCAATCGCTTCTTGCCGTCAAGGATACGACACAGCATACGACGAGGTATATCCTCTTTGCCGCTGCGATTGCGATTGTGTTAACGACGATTTTCGCTTTCTTCCTCTCAAGCCGGATTACCTACCCGCTCAGAAAAATGCGGCAGGGTGCCCAGGACTTGGCGAAAGGGAAGTTTGATACGAAGATTCCGATTCTGACCCAGGATGAAATCGGCGAGCTGGCGATTGCCTTTAACCAAATGGGGCGCCAGCTGAAGTTTCACATTACGGCACTCAATCAGGAAAAGGAGCATTTGTCGAATATCTTAAGCAGTATGGCCGACGGCGTGATCACCATTAATATCGACGGGACAATCCTTGTGACAAACCCTCCGGCTGAACGCTTTTTACAGGCTTGGTATTATGAGCAGAACATGAATGTAAAAGAAGGCCATGAACTGCCTCCCGAAGCGCGAGAGCTTTTTCAAAACACCGTCAGCACGGAGAAAGAGCAGATGATTGAAATGACCCTGCAAGGCAGAACATGGGTGCTGCTCATGAGTCCGCTGTACAATCAGTCCCATGTACGCGGAGCGGTTGCCGTGTTGAGGGATATGACGGAGGAAAGACGGCTTGATAAGCTGAGAAAAGATTTTATCGCCAATGTCAGCCATGAGCTGAGAACACCGATTTCGATGCTTCAAGGGTACAGTGAAGCGATCGTTGACGACATCGCAAGCTCTGAGGAAGAAAAAAAGGAAATCGCCCAGGTCATCTATGACGAGTCTTTAAGAATGGGAAGGCTTGTGAATGATTTGCTGGACCTTGCCAGAATGGAGGCGGGGCATATTTCCTTAAACGTTGAACCGGTGGAGCTCCGCGAGTTTTTTGAGAGAGTGTTCAGAAAGTTTTACGGAGTGGCCGGGGACAAAAATATTACGCTTTCTCACAATCTTGATCTGCATGAAGCAAAATTTGTGTTTGATCCGGACAAAATGGAGCAGGTTTTAACCAACCTGATTGACAACGCGATCCGCCATACAAATGCCGGGGGCACCGTTCATGTCGATGTGCAGTCTGCTGAAAGCGGGCTGAAGATTGCCGTGAAAGACTCCGGCAGCGGGATTCCCGAAGAGGATCTGCCGTTTATTTTTGAACGTTTTTATAAGGCCGATAAAGCAAGGACGAGAGGAAAAGGCGGGACTGGCCTCGGGCTTGCGATCGTCAAAAACATCGTCGATGCACACAACGGATCGATCACCGTCCACAGCATGCTGAACGAAGGTACTTCCTTCACGTTCTACATTCCAAGAAATAAGCAGGATGATGGCCAAATTTGA